A window of Mycolicibacterium madagascariense genomic DNA:
GGCCACGTCCCCTCCGGCCAGCGGCTTGACCAACACGCGCGGGTCCGCCGCGGAGGGCGTCGCGCGAGCGACCATCGGATCCTGGTCGACGGCGATGACGTCGGGGTTGGTCAGGATCGCCCGCGTCGCATCGGTCATCGACCGCACGTCGTTGCCCGCGATGAGGGGTGCCGCGAGCATGGCCCACAGCGAAAGATGGGTCCGCTGTTCGGCATCCGTCAGCGCGGGTTGCGCGGTGGCACGGTAGGCCAACTGGGCGTCCGACAGGGGGAACTTCTCGCTGAGCTTGGCCAGCCGGTCCGGCGGCACCTGGTAGGCCGCGACGATCTGCCGGTTGACGGCCAGGTGGTTGACGAAGTACTCGCTCCAGGGCAGCCCGGCCACCAGCATGTCGGGGTCGTTCGAATAGCCGGGATGACTGGCGCCCGTGACGCGCAACGACGCGGCGAACTCGTCGGGCACCCCGAGGTTGGTTCCGGTCAGGAAGGCGTCCGACGCGTCGAGCGGCGATAGCGTGCTGCGCCACACCGGAACCAGGTCGACGGTGGTGCGCGCCATGTCGGCGATGCCGGACCAGTCATGGGTCACCCCGGCGCGATGATCGCTGGAGCTGTTGGGGTTGATGCTGTAGAAGATGCGACGGCCCGTGTCGCGCAGGGCATTTCGCATTGCGGTGAAGACCTTCACCTGCTGGTCGTGGTCGGCGGCGGAGCGGCACCAGTCGTACTTGAGATAGTCGACGCCCCAGTCGGCGAAGCTGTTCGCGTCGGTCTTCTCGTGCCCACTGCTGCCGATGCGCACGTCCTGTCCGCACGTCTCGTCGAACGGGCTCGCGTAGATGCCCAACAGCATTCCGCGGTCGTGGGCGTAGGACGCCAGTGCGGCGATCCCGTGGGGGAAGGCCTGGGGGTCCGCGCGCAGCTTGCCGTCCGCGTCGCGGGTCGGCGCCGCCCAGCCCGCGTCGAGATCGACATAGCGGTAGCCGGCGTCGCGCATCCCCGAGGACACCATGGCGTCGATCGTCTGCTCGACGGTCTGCTCGGTCATCGGGATGCTGGCGTTCCACGAGTTCCAGCCCATCGGTGGCGTCAGACGGGTCGGGGCGCCCGCGTCCCTGGCCGGGCCGGCACACCCGGCGAGGGCGGCTAATGCCACCGCGAGGGCTGCGACGATCCGGAGAGGCTCGATCCGCAGCGGTGAGCGCATCTGCCGAGGATTGCCGATGACGGGCGGTTGTGCAAAGCCTGCGCGTCAGTCGGGCGCCGGACCGGTCAGCAACAGCTCGAAGATCGGCGCGGCCCAGCGGGACAGTTCCTCCCTGCTGAATTCGACCATCGGCTGGTTGGCCAGCACCGACCTCGTCATCGCCAGCCCGATGACGAAGGCGTCGGTCAGCGCGACCCGCTGCCGGTGGTGGTCGGGGGTGGCCGACAGCAGCGCGGGCGCCACGTTGGTCGCCAGCGTCCGGTTGAGCGTCTCGGCGGCGACCGTGCTGGTGCCTGCCGCGCGCAGCAGCGCCAGGAACGACTGGTCGTCCTCCCACACGGCGAAGTAGCGCGGCAGCAGCATGGCCGCGACGTCGTCGGCGGGCACGCCGTCCAGGTCGGGCAGATCGATGCGGAACTCGGTGGCGGTGGCGAAGAGGTCTTGTTTGCTCCCGAAGTACCGGCTCACCAAGGCCTGATCCACCCCGACGTCCGCGGCGATCGCGCGCAGCGTCGTGCGCTCGAAGCCCTCCGTGGCGAACCGGGTCCTGGCCGCGGCGAGGATGTCGGCGCGCGTCTGGGCGGCGTTGCGAGGACGTGGTGTCGTCATCCGAAGAACTGTATGTCAGCCACTGTTGACGCGGCTCGAACCCGCGCGTAGCGTGCCAAGTCATCAACCGATGACTTAAGGGATGGTGGCTCCGTGAGCGGTGGCAACGGACGGACCGGCACGGTCATCGCGCCGACGGAGGACCCCGGGGCGAGCGCGCCACCGCGCGGCCTCCTGCAGCGCATCGCGGGTCTGGCGATCGCCGCCCCCAAGCGCACCCTCGCCGTCGCGGTCGTCCTGATGGCCGCCGCGGGCGTGTTCGGCATCCCGGTCGCCGACAGCCTCTCGGCGGGCGGCTTCGGTGACCCCACGTCGGAATCGGCCCGGGCCACCGCGGCGTTGGTCGACGACTTCGGGCAGGGTGACGTTCAACTGGTGTTCCTGGTGTCGGCCCCTGGCGGCGCCAACGGTCCGGCGGCGCGGCGCGTCGGCACCGAGATCGCCGCCCAACTGGCGGCCTCGCCGCACGTGACGAGCGTGTCCTCGGCGTGGACCGCACCACGGCAGGCCGCCGCCTCGCTCGTCAGCAGAGACGGCGCGGCAGGTCTGATCGTCGCGGGCGTCGGAGGCGGTGAGAGTCGGGCGCAGGCCTACGCCGAGGACCTGTCGAACCGGTTCGCCCGCGACCGCGACGGCGTCACCGTCCGGGCCGGCGGCGTGGCGATGGTCAACGCGCAGATCACCGCCCAGGCGCAGCACGACGTCATGGTCATGGAGGCCATCGCCATTCCGCTCAGCTTCCTGGTGTTGGTCTGGGTGTTCGGCGGTCTGCTCGCCGCGGCGCTGCCGGTCGCGGTCGGCGGCATGTCGATCCTCGGCGCGCTGGCGGTGCTGCGCCTCATTACGTTCGCGACCGACGTGTCGATCTTCGCGCTCAACCTGAGCACGGCTCTCGGGCTGGCCCTGGCGATCGACTACACGCTGCTCATCATCAGCCGCTACCGCGACGAAATCGCCGGCGGCGCAGCGCGAGACGACGCTCTGCTGCGCACCATGGCGACCGCTGGGCGCACCGTGGTGTTCTCCGCCACGACGGTCGCGCTGTCGATGGCCGCGATGATCCTGTTCCCCATGCACTTCTTGAAGTCCTTCGGCTACGCGGGCATCGCGACCGTCGCGTTCACCGCCATCGCCGCCGTCGTGGTCACCCCCGCCGCGATCGTCCTGCTCGGCGATCGCGTCATCGGTGGGCGCGCGTCGGTTCCGACGACCGTCGAGCGGCAGTTCTGGTACCGCACGACGACGTTCGTCATGCGCCGCGCGCTGCCCGTCGGCCTCGCCGTCGTCGCGGTGCTCCTGCTGGTCGGGCTCCCGTTCCTCGGCGTCCGATGGGGCTTTCCGGACGACCGGGTGCTGCCGGCATCGGCGTCCGCCCGCGAGGTCGGTGACCAGTTGCGGCGGGACTTCGCGACCGACTCCACCACCGCGGTCAGCGTCGTCGTCCCCGACGCCACTGGCATCGCCGCCGGGGAGATGACGCGGTACGCCCTCGATCTGTCGCGGGTGCCCGACGTGTCGGCGGTGTCGGCTCCGACGGGCACGTTCGTCGACGGCAGACCGGTCGGACCGCCGTCGGCGCCAACGGGATTCGCCCATGGGCGTGCGCTGGTGACCGTCAGCTCCACGGCGCCGCTGTTCTCCGATCGCTCCGAGGCGCAACTGGACCGGCTGCACGCGGTGCCCACCCCCGGCGGCCGGACCGTCGAACTGACGGGCACGGCGCAGACCAACCGGGACAGCGTGCACGCCATCACCTCTCGCCTGCCCTACGTCCTCGGCCTGATCGCCGTCATCACGTTCGGCCTGCTCTTCCTGCTCACCGGCAGCGTGGTGCTCCCACTCAAGGCCCTGGTGCTCAACGTCCTGTCGCTGACGGCGGCGTTCGGTGCGATCGTGTGGATCTTCCAGGACCACCACCTCGGTGGGCTTGGCACCGCATCGACGGGAACCCTCGTCGCGAACATGCCGGTCCTGTTGTTCTGCATCGCATTCGGCCTGGCGATGGACTACGAGGTCTTCGTCGTCTCCCGCATCCGCGAGTTCTGGCTGGCCTCGGGGCGCACGCCCGCCGACCACCGCGAGAGTGTCGCACTCGGAATCTCCCGCACCGGACGCGTCGTCACGGCGGCCGCGCTCGTCATGTCGATCTCGTTCGCGGCGTTGATCGCCTCGCACGTGTCGTTCATGAGGATGTTCGGCGTGGGTCTGACGCTCGCCGTCGTCGTGGACGCCACCCTGGTCCGGATGGTGCTGCTGCCCGCCTTCCTGCAGCTGCTGGGCACCCGATCCTGGTGGGCGCCAACGTCATTGGCTCGGCTTCACGCCCGGTTCGGCATCTCGGAGGGGCCCGCCCCGGCGCCCGCCTCGGTGAGGGCGATCGACGGCGCGTGATGACCGGCCGCGGCCACCGCCCGCCGCACGGCGTCGGCGACCTCGGTCCACCGCTCGTGGGCGACCAGTGCGATGACGCAGCCGCCGAAACCGCCGCCCGTCATCCGCGCCCCGAGCGCACCGGCGCGCACGGCGGTGTCGGCGATGAGGTCGATGTGCGGGGTGGTGATCTCGAAGTCGTCGCGCATGGAGGCGTGCGACGCCGTGAAGATCCGGCCGACCGATGCGTAGTCCCCGGCGCCGAGGGCGGCGACGACGTCGGCGACCCTCCGGTTCTCGGTCAGGACGTGCCTGGCGCGCCGGGCGTCGACGGGATCCGCGATACCGCGCAGGGCATCCTCGCCGCGGTCCTGGACGTCGCGGAGCGACGTCACCCCGAGGTCGGCCGCCGCCCGCTCGCACGCGGTGCGCCGGGCGGCGTACTCGCCCCCGGCATGCTGGTGTGGCGCCATCGAATTGATCAGCAGCAGAACCACACCCGCGGCAGCGGGGTCGAAGGGCACCGGGCGGACGCCGTCGTCGAGGAAGTCGATGAGTAGTGCGTGCCGGGGCTCGCCGCACAGTGACGCCAGCTGATCCATCAAACCCGTTGGCGCGCCTACATATTCGTTCTCTGCGCGCTGCGCGAGCCGGGCCTGCTCGACGCGCCCGATGGACAGACCGGCCGCGGTGGCCAGCGCCCCGAGCGCAGCGCATTCCAGCGCTGCCGACGACGCGAGCCCGGAGCCCATCTCGACACCGCTGCTGATCGACATCTCGCCACCGGGCACCGAATGCCCGGCGTCGCGCAGTGCCCACACGACGCCCGCGACGTAGGCGGCCCATCCCCGCACCGCGCCGCGGGCGGTGTCGAGGGGAATCGTCACCTCGCCGGCCTCGTCGGCGCTGCGGACCACGACGGCGTCGCCGCCGTCGGGCCGGTAGGTCACCTCGGTGCGCTCGGGGAGCGCGATCGGCAGCGCGAAACCCTGGTTGTAGTCGGTGTGTTCACCGATCAGGTTGATCCGGCCCGGGGCGGCGTAGTGGACGGTCTCGGTCACGCGAGCTCCCGGAGTCGGGCAGCGACGGACTCTGGGGTCACGTCGCTGATGAAGGCGTCCATGGCCGACTCGGAGCCGGCCAGGAACTTGAGCTTGGTGGCACTGCGGCGCACCGACATCAGCTCGACGTGGAAGTAGCCCTCCCGCTGGGACTCTGAGTCGCGGTACTGGTGCAGCGCCGAGATGTAGGGCAGCGGGGTGGGATACATGCGGTCGAACCGCCGCAGTACGTCGCAGTAGACGGCGGCGAACCCGTCCAATTCGGCCTCCGTGAGCTCACCGAGGTTGCGCACGAAGCGATTTGGATACAGGTGCACCTCGACGGGCCAGCGCGCGGCGAACGGCACGAACGCGGTGAACGACTCCGTCCTGGCGATCACCCGGCTGCCGTCGGCCACCTCGTCGGCGAGGATGTCGGCGAACAGGTTGCTGCCGTGGCGTTCGGCGTGAGCCCTGGCGGCGGCGAGCATGTGCGCGGTGCGCGGCGTGAGATAGGGATAGCCGTAGATCTGGCCGTGCGGATGGGTCAGCGTCACACCGATCTCCTCGCCCCGGTTCTCGAAGCAGAACACCTGCTCGATGCCGGGGCGGCCCATCAGGTCGTGGGTGCGGTCGCGCCAGGCGTCGACGACGAGCCGGGCGTGGGGGAGGGCCAGGTCGGCGAACGAGGCGGTGTGACTGCTCGAGAACGAGATGACCTCGCAGCGACCATGTCCCGGGGCGTCGACGAAGCCACCGCCGTCACCGTCGGGCAGCGTGAAGGCCCGCCCGTCGGCGCCCGAGAGGCTGGGGAAGCGGTTCTCGAACACCACGACGTCGTAGTCGGGCGCCGGGACCTCGCTGACGTCGCCCGAGGCGCCCGGGCACAGCGGACACTGATCGGCGTTCGGCTTGTAGGTGCGGTCCTGACGCAGCGCCGCCACCGCGACCCACTGCTGCGTCTGCCGGTCGAAGCGCAACTGCGACAACCGTTCTCCGCGCGGCGGCAGCGGTCGCAGGTCGGGGACCGGCGCGGGTTCGTGGCCGGGCAGCGAGAAGAACAGCAGTTCGCGACCGTCGGCCAGCCGCCACCGCGTGGGCTGATTCGTCACCGCGGTCACCGGGCCGCCACCGGCGCGATGAGCAGATCGCCGACGTGCGCGTCGATCAGCGAGCGGTCGGGTGCGTCGAGGCCGTCGTCGACGATCAGCGTGTCGATCTGGGACAGCCGGGCGAACACGCACGCGCCGACCCCGCCGTACTTCGTGTGGTCGGCGAGCACCACCAACCGGCCGCCGACGTCGATGAGCGTCCGATTGGTTTGCGCCTCGGCGACATTGGGCGACGTCAGGCCGGCGTCGACGTCGAAGCCGTGCACGCCGAGATAGGTCGCGTCGACCCGGAACGACGCGATGGCCGCATCGGCGACCGGCCCGACGAGGGCGTCGGAGCGGGTGCGCACGCCGCCGCTGAGGTACACCAGCGGGGCGTCCGCGCCGTCCGCGGCGGGGTCGGTCAGTTCCTGAAAGATGTTGATGGAGTTGGTGACCACTGTGATCGAGGGTCGATGGCGCAGCTGCCTGGCGAGTTCGGCGGTGGTGGTGCCCGCGCCGATCGCGATCGTCATGCCGTCGGCGACGGTCGTCGCGGCGGTCGCGGCGATGGCCCGCTTCTCGGCCTGCTGACGCGTCGCCTTGTCGGCCGAGCGCGGTTCCTCGCCGCGGTTGTGGTGTGCAACCGCCCCGCCATGCACCTTGCGCAGGAGGTCCTGGGCGTCGAGGGTGTCGAGGTCACGGCGCACCGTCATCTCCGACACGGCCAGTTCGGTCGCGAGATCGGCGACGCGCACGGCGCCACCGGATTGCAACGCGCGCAGGATCGCCTCCTGCCGTTCAGCGGCCAGCATCGTCGTCGACACTCCCTCCAGTGGGCATGAAACCGAACAATAATGAACAGCAAAGCACGGTAAGCGTCAAATCTGTGTAAAAACTTGTGCAATCTTGCGCGAAACTGTTAGGACATGTTAGGACAATGGTCCAGATCACTCAACGAAGGAGTTGGTGCCCCACATGACCACGCTCATGGCAGACGACGTCTTGCGGTTGAACGTCGGGGCCGTCGACTACACGTTGATCGCGGTGTACTTCGCCTTCGTGCTCGGCATCGGATACCTTGCGCGCAGCCAGGTTTCGACGAGCCTCGACTTCTTCCTCTCCGGCCGTCGGCTGCCGGCCTGGGTGACCGGGATCGCGTTCGTCTCGGCGAACCTCGGTGCGGTGGAGATCATGGGCATGGCCGCCAACGGCGCTCAGATCGGCCTGGCGACGATGCACTACTACTGGATCGGCGCGGTCCCCGCGATGATCTTCCTCGGCATCGTGATGATGCCGTTCTACTACGGGTCCAAGGTGCGCAGCGTCCCCGAGTTCATGCGCCGCCGCTTCGGAACGGGGGCGCACCTGGTCAACGCCATCAGCTTCGCCGTGGCCCAGGTGCTCATCGCCGGCGTCAACCTGTTCCTGCTCGCGACCGTCATCAACGTCCTGCTGGGCTGGGCCACCTGGGTGTCCCTCCTCGTCGCGGCGGCAATCGTGTTGACCTACACCGCACTCGGTGGTCTCTCGGCCGCGATCTACAACGAGGTCCTCCAGTTCTTCGTCATCCTGGCCGCGCTCGTCCCGCTCACGGTGTTCGGGCTCATCAAGGTCGGTGGCTGGACCGGGTTGAAGGAGAAGGTGGTCGAGACCGTCGGCTCCGGCCAGAAGGTCACCGCGACAGTCAACGAGCAGCTGACCACCTGGCCCGGGCAGGCACTCAGCGGTTTCAGCAGCCCGTTCTGGTCGGTCGTCGGCATCGTCTTCGGCTTGGGATTCGTTCTCTCCTTTGGCTATTGGACGACGAACTTCGTCGAGGTGCAGCGCGCCATGGCGTCGAACTCGATGTCGGCGGCGCGTCGCGCACCCATCATCGCGTCCTTCCCGAAGCTCCTGATCCCGTTCGTGGTGGTGGTGCCCGGCATGATCGCGGCGGCCTCCATCGGCGACATGATGAAGCTCAAGTCCACCGGCGCCGGCGACGTCACCTACAACGACGCGATGCTGCTGATGATCCGCGACATCCTGCCCAACGGACTGCTCGGCGTCGCCATCGCGGGCCTGATCGCCTCGTTCATGGCGGGCATGGCCGCCAACATCTCCGCGTTCAACAGCGTGTTCAGCTATGACATCTGGCAGCAGTACGTCGTCAAGGACCGCTCCGACGACTATTACATCGCCGTGGGGCGCTTCGCCACCGTCGCCGCGACGCTGCTGGCGATCTTCACCGCGCTGATCGCCTCGGGCTACTCGAACATCATGGACTACCTGCAGACGCTGTTCGGGTTCTTCAACGCCCCGCTGTTCGCCACCTTCATCCTGGGCATGTTCTGGAAGAGGATGACGGCGACGGCCGGTTGGGTCGGGCTGGTCGCGGGCACGCTGTCGGCGATCTTCGTCTTCATCCTGTCCAAGGTCGGCATCATCGACCTGCCGGGGCAGGGCATGCCGTTCGTCGCGGCCGCGGCGGCGTTCATCGTCGACATCATGGTCAGCGTCGGCGTCAGCCTGGTCACGACGCCGAAACCCCGCGAGGAACTCGTCGGGTTCGTCTACTCCGAGACGCAGGTGGACATCATGTCCGACCCGGACGAGGCGGGGCGGCCATGGTTCCAGCGCGCCGTTCCCCTCGGCGCGGTCATGATCGTGCTGACCATCGCCTTCAACGTCATCTTCCACTAGAGCTCAGGAGCCGAGAATGACCGTCCCACACGAACATCGGGTGCTCGCCCACCTCTTCGACATCCGCAACATCATCGGCGCCCTGCTCGCCATCTACGGTGTCGTGCTGACGATCGCGGGCTTCGCGCCGGGCATCCTGCGCGATCACGCCGATCCCGCCGCGGCAGGCAACCGGTCCGACCTGTACATCGGCACCGCCGCCAACTGGTGGGTGGGGCTGATCATGTTGGCCGCCGGCGTGGCGTTCTTCGCCTGGGCGCTGATTCGTCCGCTCAGGGTGCAGGCACCCGCCGAGCCAAGGTAGCTTCGCCGCGGTTTGTCCGGCCGACGGCTCGGGTAGTCGCGCTGCATGAGTACCGATGGGGCAGGTGTCACCGAGGCCACTCCCGCGCAGCGCCGGATTCACTGGATTGCCGCGCTGTTGACCATCATTGGAGCCGCGGTGGCCGAGGTCGTCGCGTACGGGCTGACGCTGGGCGTGGCCGGCTGTACCGATCAGAGCTGCCCCCACCTGGGGTTGGCCAACGCCGCATACGGGCCGGTCGTCTACGGCACGCCGATCGTCGCGGTGGTGGCGATCGCGCTGTCGTTCGTGACCGCACGCAAGCGGTGGGGCTGGGTCGTGCCCGCCGTGGCGTGGATCCTGATCATCGCGGGCCTCGTCGTGCTCTACGTCGGCGGGCAGCAGTAGTCACCCGCGGCGCCGCTGCGGCGAGCACCCCGGCGGCTGCGAGGGAGCGGGCAGCAGGGCGCGACGCGGCTGCAGGGGTACCGCCCGGGTGTGCCCGACCGTGAGTGTCAGGTCGGCGCCCGCGTGGCGGATGGTCAGCGCGTCGTCGACGGTGTCGTCACCGTTGTACTCCACCGTGTACCGCACCTCGTCATGGGTGACGTCGACGATCAGTCGAAGTCCCTTCCAGCGCAACCGAAATCGCAGTCGGACGATCTCCTCGGGAAGCTGTGGGTCGAGTTCCGGCACGCCGTCGTCGTCGCGCAGGCCGCCGAAGCCGGCGACGAGTGCGATCCACGCGCCGGCCAGGGACGCCATGTGCAGCCCGTCCTTGGTGTTGTGGTGCAGGTCCCGCAGATCGATGGCGGCGGCCTCGTAGGCGTAGGCGTGCGCCAGCTCGAGATGTCCCACCTCGGCGCACAGCACGGCCTGCGTGCACGCCGACAGCGACGAGTCGCGCACCATGCGCGGCTCGTAGTAGTCGACGTTGCGCGCCTTCTGCTCGGCGGTGAAGGAGTGGCTGCGCCAGTGCATGGCGAGGATCAGGTCGGCCTGCTTGATCACCTGGGCCGGATAGAGCCGGACGTAGGACTCGTGCAGCAGCAGCGGGAACTGGGTCTCGTCGGTGAACTCCCATTCCTTGAAGGTGGTGAACCCCTCGCACTGCTGATGCACACCGAGGCCCTGGTCGAAGGGGACGTTGACGGTGTCCGCGGCATCGCGCCAGGCCGCGATCTCCTCGGTGGTGACGCCGAGCGCACGCGACGCCTCGGAGTGGCGATTGCACGCGTCGGCCGCCACCCGCAGATTGTGCGCGGCCATCAGGTTGGTGAACACGTTGTCCCGCACCACGGCGGTGTACTCGTCGGGGCCCGTCACGCCGTCGAGATGCCAGGCGCCGTGGCGGTCGTGGTGCCCTAGCGACAACCACAGCCGAGCCGTCTCGATGAGCACCTGCAGACCGCAGTCGGCCTCGAGTGACTCGTCTCCGGTGACGATGCGGTACCGCTCGAACGCCGCGGCGATGTCGGCGTTGACGTGCCAGGCGGCCGTGCCCGCCGGCCAGTAGGCCGAGCACTCCTGTCCGCGGATGGTGCGCCACGGGAACGCCGCACCCTCCAGATCGAGTTCGCGGGCGCGCTGCCGCGCCAGGTCGAGCGTCGAAGCGCGCCAGCGCAGCGCGTCGGCGGCGGCGTTCGGCTGGGTGTAGGTCAACACGGGGAGCACGAAGCCCTCGGTGTCCCAGAAAGCGTGCCCGTCGTACCCGGTTCCGGTGAGGCCCTTGCCGGGGATGGCGCGGCGCTCCGCGCGGGCGCTGGTCTGCAGCACGTGGAACAGGCCGAAGCGCACGGCCTGCTGGATCTCCGGATCGCCCTCGACCTCGACGTCGGCACCGTCCCAGAAGTGGTCGAGGTACTGACGTTGCGCGTCGAGCAGGCCCTGCCAACCCGTGTAGCGGGCGCCGTCGAGGGCACCGGCCACCTGGTCGGCGAGGGCGGGCCGCGAGCGCAGGCTCGACCAGCCGTAGGAGAGGTACTTGACGATGCGCAGCTTCTGACCGGGTTGCAGACCGCAAATGACGGTGGTGCGGGCGAGATCCTCGCGGGAGATGGTGTTCTTCTCGACGCGGCCGGGGACCTCGATGTCGTGGTCCATCGCCGCCGCGGTCATGAGCTCGCTGTAGCGCGTCTCGTGGATGAGCACCGCCCGCAGTTCGTCGCTGTCGTGGGAGACCGGCTGCAGCGGCTTGGTGAGGATCGCCGCCGCCCGGGGGTCCTGAGACGTCTCGGGCTGGTCCTCGTTGGCGACGAGCTCGGATTGCACGGTGACCCTGGTGAATTCGTCGACCGCCTCCACCACGTACTCGATGGCGGCCACCCCGCGGTGCGCCAGTGACACCAGGCGGGTCGTGGTGAGGGCGATGCGGCGCCCGGCGGGGGAGCGCCACCGGACGTCGCGGCGCAGGGTGCCGGCCCGGAAGTCCAGCACGCGTTCGTGGTGCTCGAGTTGGCCGTAGCGGACGTCGAAGGGTTCGTCGTCGACGAGCAGCCGAAGGATCTTGCCGTTGGTGACGTCGACGAGGGTCTGGCCCTCCTCGGGGTAGCCGTACCCGGCTTCGGCGTACGGCAGCGGCCGAATCTCGAAGAACGAGTTGAGATAGGTGCCCGGAAGTCCGTGCGGTTCGCCCTCGTCGAGGTTGCCGCGCATGCCGATGTGCCCGTTGGACAGCGCGAACACCGATTCGGACTGCGCCAGGATGTCGAGGTCCAGCGTCTTCTCCCGGACCTGCCACGGCTCGACGGGGAAGGTGTCGTCGGTGATCACGAGGCGTCGAGCAGGTCGGCGAGATCCTCGACGACGACGTCGGCCCCGTGCTGGCGCAGCGCGTCGGCGTGCCCGACGCGGTCGACGCCGACCACGATGCCGAAGTGCCCGGCATGGCCTGCCTCCACGCCGGAGATGGCGTCCTCGAAGACGGCCGCCTGCGCGGGTTCGACGCCGAGGCGCTTGGCCCCGGCCAGGTAGGAGTCCGGCGCCGGCTTGCCCTCGATGTGCTCCTCGCGCATGGTGACCCCGTCGACGCGCTGCTGCACGTACTTGGCCAGCCCGGTGATGTCGAGGACCTCACGGGTGTTCGCCGAGGACGACACCACGGCCACCTTGAGCCCCTTGTCCACGACGGCCTCCAGGTAGCGGCGCGAGCCGTTGAAGACCTTCACCCCGTCGGTGTGCAGCGTCTTGAGGAAGGCGTCGTTCTTGCGGTTGCCGAGCCCCTGCACGGTCTCGGCGTCCGGGCCGTCGTCCGGCGAGCCCTCCGGCAGTTCGATCCCGCGGCTCTGCAGGAACGAGCGAACGCCGTCCTCGCGCTTCTTGCCGTCGACGTACTCGGAGTAGTCCGCGTCGACGTCGAACGGCCGGAACGGCTCGCCCGACGCGTCGGCGCGCTGGCGCAGGAACTCGTCGAACATGGCCTTCCACGCGGTGCGGTGCACGCTGGCGGTGTCGGTCAACACGCCGTCGAGGTCGAACAGGCACGCGGTGACGTGCTCGGGCAGGCCCAACACGGCAGTCCCCACTTTCGGTCGGTGAGATCGGGTGCGCGTCCACCGCGCCGGGGGTGGGGTACCCACTTCCTCGGCAAACCGGTCCCCGGCCCTCAGAGCAGATTCGCGGCGAAGCGCAGGTCGTCGACGAGTCCGGCCATGGCCTCCTCCCGCGTCTCGGGTGGACCCCGCAGGATCGACGAGGGATGCACGGTCGCGACGAGGTCGGCGGTCAGTTCGGGTGCGCCGGAGTCCGCCGGCGCCCGCAGCACCTCCTGTCGGTGCGCGGTGAGCCGAAAGTCATTGCCCAACAAGGCTTTCGCCGCCGTCGCACCCATCAGCACCACGACGTCCGGGGTCACGACCTCGAGCTCGGCGAACAACCACGGGCGGCACGCGACCACCTCGGTCCGGCTGGGCGTCTTGTGGATCCGGCGCTGGCCGCGTTCGGCGCGGACGAACTTGAAGTGCTTGACCGCGTTGGTCACGTACAGACCGTCGCGGGACACCCCGGCGGCGTCGAGCGCCTCGTTCAGCACCCGGCCCGCGGGGCCGACGAACGGCCGTCCCGCGCGGTCCTCCTGGTCGCCGGGCTGTTCGCCCACCAGCATCAGGCGCGCGTCCGACAGGCCTGCGCCGAACACCGTCGGCCCCGCCTCCTGAAACAGATCGCAACCCTCGCAGTGGCGCGCCGCCTCGGCGAGCCGGGGCAGGGAGCGGTCGGGTGGGACGAATCGAGCG
This region includes:
- a CDS encoding glycoside hydrolase family 27 protein; amino-acid sequence: MRSPLRIEPLRIVAALAVALAALAGCAGPARDAGAPTRLTPPMGWNSWNASIPMTEQTVEQTIDAMVSSGMRDAGYRYVDLDAGWAAPTRDADGKLRADPQAFPHGIAALASYAHDRGMLLGIYASPFDETCGQDVRIGSSGHEKTDANSFADWGVDYLKYDWCRSAADHDQQVKVFTAMRNALRDTGRRIFYSINPNSSSDHRAGVTHDWSGIADMARTTVDLVPVWRSTLSPLDASDAFLTGTNLGVPDEFAASLRVTGASHPGYSNDPDMLVAGLPWSEYFVNHLAVNRQIVAAYQVPPDRLAKLSEKFPLSDAQLAYRATAQPALTDAEQRTHLSLWAMLAAPLIAGNDVRSMTDATRAILTNPDVIAVDQDPMVARATPSAADPRVLVKPLAGGDVAVALYDADDHPEFIAASARSVGLPAAPCYSVRDLWSHVTTTGPGDVGRLVAPHEVAMMRIGAHCR
- a CDS encoding TetR/AcrR family transcriptional regulator, producing the protein MTTPRPRNAAQTRADILAAARTRFATEGFERTTLRAIAADVGVDQALVSRYFGSKQDLFATATEFRIDLPDLDGVPADDVAAMLLPRYFAVWEDDQSFLALLRAAGTSTVAAETLNRTLATNVAPALLSATPDHHRQRVALTDAFVIGLAMTRSVLANQPMVEFSREELSRWAAPIFELLLTGPAPD
- a CDS encoding MMPL family transporter; translation: MAPTEDPGASAPPRGLLQRIAGLAIAAPKRTLAVAVVLMAAAGVFGIPVADSLSAGGFGDPTSESARATAALVDDFGQGDVQLVFLVSAPGGANGPAARRVGTEIAAQLAASPHVTSVSSAWTAPRQAAASLVSRDGAAGLIVAGVGGGESRAQAYAEDLSNRFARDRDGVTVRAGGVAMVNAQITAQAQHDVMVMEAIAIPLSFLVLVWVFGGLLAAALPVAVGGMSILGALAVLRLITFATDVSIFALNLSTALGLALAIDYTLLIISRYRDEIAGGAARDDALLRTMATAGRTVVFSATTVALSMAAMILFPMHFLKSFGYAGIATVAFTAIAAVVVTPAAIVLLGDRVIGGRASVPTTVERQFWYRTTTFVMRRALPVGLAVVAVLLLVGLPFLGVRWGFPDDRVLPASASAREVGDQLRRDFATDSTTAVSVVVPDATGIAAGEMTRYALDLSRVPDVSAVSAPTGTFVDGRPVGPPSAPTGFAHGRALVTVSSTAPLFSDRSEAQLDRLHAVPTPGGRTVELTGTAQTNRDSVHAITSRLPYVLGLIAVITFGLLFLLTGSVVLPLKALVLNVLSLTAAFGAIVWIFQDHHLGGLGTASTGTLVANMPVLLFCIAFGLAMDYEVFVVSRIREFWLASGRTPADHRESVALGISRTGRVVTAAALVMSISFAALIASHVSFMRMFGVGLTLAVVVDATLVRMVLLPAFLQLLGTRSWWAPTSLARLHARFGISEGPAPAPASVRAIDGA
- a CDS encoding galactokinase translates to MTETVHYAAPGRINLIGEHTDYNQGFALPIALPERTEVTYRPDGGDAVVVRSADEAGEVTIPLDTARGAVRGWAAYVAGVVWALRDAGHSVPGGEMSISSGVEMGSGLASSAALECAALGALATAAGLSIGRVEQARLAQRAENEYVGAPTGLMDQLASLCGEPRHALLIDFLDDGVRPVPFDPAAAGVVLLLINSMAPHQHAGGEYAARRTACERAAADLGVTSLRDVQDRGEDALRGIADPVDARRARHVLTENRRVADVVAALGAGDYASVGRIFTASHASMRDDFEITTPHIDLIADTAVRAGALGARMTGGGFGGCVIALVAHERWTEVADAVRRAVAAAGHHAPSIALTEAGAGAGPSEMPNRA
- the galT gene encoding galactose-1-phosphate uridylyltransferase — its product is MTNQPTRWRLADGRELLFFSLPGHEPAPVPDLRPLPPRGERLSQLRFDRQTQQWVAVAALRQDRTYKPNADQCPLCPGASGDVSEVPAPDYDVVVFENRFPSLSGADGRAFTLPDGDGGGFVDAPGHGRCEVISFSSSHTASFADLALPHARLVVDAWRDRTHDLMGRPGIEQVFCFENRGEEIGVTLTHPHGQIYGYPYLTPRTAHMLAAARAHAERHGSNLFADILADEVADGSRVIARTESFTAFVPFAARWPVEVHLYPNRFVRNLGELTEAELDGFAAVYCDVLRRFDRMYPTPLPYISALHQYRDSESQREGYFHVELMSVRRSATKLKFLAGSESAMDAFISDVTPESVAARLRELA